From Drosophila bipectinata strain 14024-0381.07 unplaced genomic scaffold, DbipHiC1v2 scaffold_1, whole genome shotgun sequence, a single genomic window includes:
- the LOC122321869 gene encoding myb-like protein D, whose protein sequence is MTGNANSILYAYRGNYRGNNYKNNYRGRGNNRGRYNNNGYIQNNGYYGNNNYKNNHYMNNNRGGNHNNNGNNSHNHSNNNHNNNVRVVHTDSGNSQTPLGRQQGNNRGRYNNNGYIQNNGYYGNNNYNNNNYMNNNNRGGNNRGGHGRGGNHNNNGNNSHNHSNNNHKNNVRVVHTDSGNSQTPLGRQQ, encoded by the exons ATGACAGGCAATGCAAATTCCATACTATACGCCTATCGAGGAAACTATCGCGGTaacaattacaaaaacaattatcgCGGTAGAGGTAATAATCGAGGTAGATATAACAATAACGGGTATATCCAAAATAATGGTTACTACGGAAACAATAACTATAAGAACAATCACTACATGAACAACAACCGTGGTGGAAACCATAATAATAATGGCAATAATAGCCACAACCATAGCAATAACAACCATAACAATAACGTCAGGGTAGTCCATACAGATTCGGGAAACTCCCAGACGCCTTTAGGTAGACAACA AGGTAATAATCGAGGTAGATATAACAATAACGGGTATATCCAAAATAATGGTTACTACGGAAACAATAActataataacaataactacatgaacaacaacaaccgtgGTGGAAACAATCGCGGCGGACACGGCCGTGGTGGAAACCATAATAATAATGGCAATAATAGCCACAACCATAGCAATAACAACCATAAAAATAACGTCAGGGTAGTCCATACAGATTCGGGAAACTCCCAGACGCCTTTAGGTAGACAACAGTAA
- the LOC122321835 gene encoding uncharacterized protein isoform X3, with the protein MAAYFSQHYAVLYTINSPGPVNTFYYLPLVYEEPAGSESNHSWHEILRSSSWLFFESLFRHHLALLLPFNLALLVPRCKLGFISSLVLLSNLVMFGCFATAICQLVIFTSHAASLRLLTILCLGPMCQMLLVMRLLVRIWYVDCCLRSRISYLSRHNQSP; encoded by the exons ATGGCTGCTTATTTTTCACAACATTATGCTGTACTAT aTACTATTAACTCTCCTGGTCCTGTAAACACGTTCTACTATTTACCTCTGGTGTATGAGGAGCCTGCTGGTTCTGAATCAAATCACAGTTGGCATGAAATTCTTAGGTCTTCCAGCTGGCTCTTTTTCGAGTCCCTGTTCCGCCATCATTTGGCCCTGTTGTTGCCGTTTAATTTGGCCCTCCTGGTTCCC CGCTGCAAGTTGGGCTTCATTAGCTCTTTGGTGCTATTGTCTAACCTGGTGATGTTCGGATGCTTCGCTACGGCCATCTGCCAGCTGGTGATTTTTACCAGCCATGCTGCCAGCCTGCGCCTCCTCACGATTCTGTGCCTGGGTCCCATGTGTCAAATGCTTCTGGTGATGCGCCTCCTGGTCCGCATTTGG TATGTGGATTGTTGTTTGAGGAGCAGAATTTCGTACCTCAGCCGTCATAATCAGTCTCCGTAG
- the LOC122321835 gene encoding uncharacterized protein isoform X1: MADIHELIVTCIIFFTRCICFFDPFTLSKRMPWLLIFHNIMLYYVINMFKHLAQDTINSPGPVNTFYYLPLVYEEPAGSESNHSWHEILRSSSWLFFESLFRHHLALLLPFNLALLVPRCKLGFISSLVLLSNLVMFGCFATAICQLVIFTSHAASLRLLTILCLGPMCQMLLVMRLLVRIWYVDCCLRSRISYLSRHNQSP, from the exons ATGGCAGATATACACGAGCTGATTGTGAcgtgcataattttttttaccagGTGTATTTGCTTTTT CGATCCATTCACCCTCTCAAAAAGGATGCCATGGCTGCTTATTTTTCACAACATTATGCTGTACTATGTGATCAATATGTTTAAACATCTGGCTCAAG aTACTATTAACTCTCCTGGTCCTGTAAACACGTTCTACTATTTACCTCTGGTGTATGAGGAGCCTGCTGGTTCTGAATCAAATCACAGTTGGCATGAAATTCTTAGGTCTTCCAGCTGGCTCTTTTTCGAGTCCCTGTTCCGCCATCATTTGGCCCTGTTGTTGCCGTTTAATTTGGCCCTCCTGGTTCCC CGCTGCAAGTTGGGCTTCATTAGCTCTTTGGTGCTATTGTCTAACCTGGTGATGTTCGGATGCTTCGCTACGGCCATCTGCCAGCTGGTGATTTTTACCAGCCATGCTGCCAGCCTGCGCCTCCTCACGATTCTGTGCCTGGGTCCCATGTGTCAAATGCTTCTGGTGATGCGCCTCCTGGTCCGCATTTGG TATGTGGATTGTTGTTTGAGGAGCAGAATTTCGTACCTCAGCCGTCATAATCAGTCTCCGTAG
- the LOC122321835 gene encoding uncharacterized protein isoform X2 codes for MADIHELIVTCIIFFTRCICFFDPFTLSKRMPWLLIFHNIMLYYVINMFKHLAQDTINSPGPVNTFYYLPLVYEEPAGSESNHSWHEILRSSSWLFFESLFRHHLALLLPFNLALLVPRCKLGFISSLVLLSNLVMFGCFATAICQLVIFTSHAASLRLLTILCLGPMCQMLLVMRLLVRIWFSMWIVV; via the exons ATGGCAGATATACACGAGCTGATTGTGAcgtgcataattttttttaccagGTGTATTTGCTTTTT CGATCCATTCACCCTCTCAAAAAGGATGCCATGGCTGCTTATTTTTCACAACATTATGCTGTACTATGTGATCAATATGTTTAAACATCTGGCTCAAG aTACTATTAACTCTCCTGGTCCTGTAAACACGTTCTACTATTTACCTCTGGTGTATGAGGAGCCTGCTGGTTCTGAATCAAATCACAGTTGGCATGAAATTCTTAGGTCTTCCAGCTGGCTCTTTTTCGAGTCCCTGTTCCGCCATCATTTGGCCCTGTTGTTGCCGTTTAATTTGGCCCTCCTGGTTCCC CGCTGCAAGTTGGGCTTCATTAGCTCTTTGGTGCTATTGTCTAACCTGGTGATGTTCGGATGCTTCGCTACGGCCATCTGCCAGCTGGTGATTTTTACCAGCCATGCTGCCAGCCTGCGCCTCCTCACGATTCTGTGCCTGGGTCCCATGTGTCAAATGCTTCTGGTGATGCGCCTCCTGGTCCGCATTTGG TTCAGTATGTGGATTGTTGTTTGA